From a single Halobellus ruber genomic region:
- a CDS encoding DUF7124 domain-containing protein, translated as MSNDASSGGGPGGGDADMTLAFELEALRNLADPNAVFNDARQWTEYVGVVSEKPTYVVTNFTRKHRIRQDFFSGPRGVIESLENVREQFDTERHVLVGTADDDAAAADAAGWEYLPFEQAADAAGWTIAGDDDSEDPFESSDRDDWP; from the coding sequence TTCGTCGGGCGGCGGCCCGGGCGGCGGCGACGCCGACATGACCCTGGCGTTCGAGCTAGAGGCGCTGCGGAACCTCGCGGATCCCAACGCGGTGTTCAACGACGCCCGACAGTGGACCGAGTACGTCGGCGTCGTGAGCGAAAAGCCCACCTACGTCGTGACCAACTTCACCCGGAAACACCGGATCCGACAGGACTTCTTCTCCGGGCCCCGGGGAGTGATCGAGAGCTTAGAGAACGTGCGCGAGCAGTTCGACACCGAGCGTCACGTTCTGGTCGGGACCGCAGACGACGATGCCGCGGCCGCCGACGCCGCGGGCTGGGAGTACCTTCCCTTCGAGCAGGCGGCCGACGCCGCGGGCTGGACGATCGCTGGCGACGACGACTCCGAGGATCCCTTCGAGTCCAGCGACCGCGACGACTGGCCCTGA
- a CDS encoding TrmB family transcriptional regulator has translation MTDLRDLGLSEYEARAYRSLLRTGPTTAKELSQASDVPMGRIYDVLNGLEQCSLVRSQTAGRPKKYAAVEPDTGLERLLESKREELEARIDQYEAAVEELTADLEATAPIDGQFWTAAVGTEASVDLLVERLAAAERSLVVVAGGVSPQFDFGTVGERVAAELEAAVDRGVDVSLLMEPDLVASLPAGIGGRYTERLADHDAFTARTAPELSGTFELIDDAEVCIEVPNPLDPGEAFAVIDLKDPEFAANVRGMFDPKWEAADPLPLTALAEDDSRG, from the coding sequence ATGACCGACCTCAGGGATCTCGGGCTCTCGGAGTACGAAGCACGAGCGTACCGGTCGCTGCTCCGGACGGGACCGACAACCGCAAAGGAGTTGTCACAGGCGAGCGACGTGCCGATGGGCCGGATCTACGACGTGTTGAACGGGCTGGAACAGTGTAGTTTGGTGCGGAGCCAGACCGCCGGGCGGCCCAAGAAGTACGCGGCCGTCGAGCCCGACACCGGCTTAGAGCGGCTCCTGGAGAGCAAACGTGAGGAACTCGAAGCCAGGATCGACCAGTACGAGGCCGCAGTCGAGGAACTGACCGCCGACCTGGAGGCGACCGCCCCGATCGACGGGCAGTTCTGGACTGCGGCGGTCGGAACGGAGGCCTCGGTGGACCTCCTCGTCGAACGGCTCGCGGCCGCCGAGCGGTCGCTCGTGGTCGTTGCCGGAGGGGTGTCGCCGCAGTTCGACTTCGGGACGGTCGGCGAGCGGGTCGCCGCGGAGCTGGAAGCGGCGGTCGACCGCGGGGTCGACGTGTCGCTTCTGATGGAGCCGGATCTGGTCGCGTCGCTGCCGGCCGGGATCGGCGGTCGGTACACCGAGCGGCTGGCGGATCACGACGCCTTCACCGCCCGGACGGCGCCGGAGCTGTCGGGAACCTTCGAGCTGATCGACGACGCCGAGGTGTGTATCGAGGTTCCGAACCCGCTGGATCCGGGCGAGGCCTTCGCCGTGATCGACCTGAAGGATCCCGAGTTCGCCGCGAACGTCCGCGGGATGTTCGACCCGAAGTGGGAGGCGGCCGACCCGCTCCCGCTCACGGCGCTGGCCGAGGATGACTCGCGCGGGTAA
- the mptA gene encoding GTP cyclohydrolase MptA, with protein MSHQLPDVQASQPDITVGLSQVGVTNVDKLVKIARDDKRPFVLMAEFEVFVDLPGGRKGIDMSRNMQVIDEILEDAVSEPTYRVEDMCGDVAERLLEKHDYTSTAEVRMTADFVVREDTPASELPTQSTITIVASATATEEGTREEIGAEVVGMTVCPCSQGMSASRARDVLRDLDIDGETIDEFLEQVPQPGHSQRGHATLTVTADGSPEVDLMNLVEIARDSMSARIYNLAKRPDEDYMTYHAHADAKFVEDCVRSMAEQVVDEFDHLPDDAVVRMKQSNDESIHQHNAHAEREVTVGRLRAELDGQF; from the coding sequence ATGAGCCACCAGCTGCCTGACGTACAGGCGAGTCAACCCGATATCACTGTCGGGTTGAGTCAGGTCGGCGTCACGAACGTCGACAAACTCGTCAAGATCGCTCGGGACGACAAACGGCCGTTCGTCCTGATGGCGGAGTTCGAGGTCTTTGTCGACCTTCCGGGCGGTCGGAAGGGAATCGATATGAGCCGGAACATGCAGGTCATCGACGAGATCCTCGAGGACGCGGTCTCGGAGCCGACCTACCGGGTCGAGGATATGTGCGGCGACGTCGCCGAACGACTCCTCGAGAAACACGACTACACCTCGACCGCGGAGGTTCGGATGACGGCCGACTTCGTCGTTCGCGAGGACACCCCCGCAAGCGAACTGCCGACCCAGAGCACGATCACCATCGTCGCCAGCGCGACGGCCACCGAGGAGGGAACCCGTGAGGAGATCGGCGCGGAGGTCGTCGGGATGACCGTCTGTCCCTGCTCGCAGGGGATGTCGGCCTCCCGCGCCCGCGACGTCCTCCGGGACCTCGACATCGACGGCGAAACCATCGACGAGTTCCTCGAACAGGTCCCACAGCCCGGCCACTCCCAGCGGGGCCACGCCACGCTGACGGTCACCGCCGACGGCTCCCCCGAGGTCGACCTCATGAACCTCGTCGAGATCGCACGCGACTCGATGTCCGCGCGGATCTACAACCTCGCGAAACGCCCCGACGAGGATTATATGACGTATCACGCGCACGCGGATGCGAAGTTCGTCGAGGACTGCGTCCGGTCGATGGCCGAACAGGTCGTCGACGAGTTCGACCACCTTCCCGACGACGCCGTCGTCCGGATGAAGCAGTCCAACGACGAGTCGATCCACCAGCACAACGCCCACGCCGAGCGGGAAGTCACCGTCGGCCGGCTCCGGGCCGAACTCGACGGCCAGTTCTGA